The Neomonachus schauinslandi chromosome 4, ASM220157v2, whole genome shotgun sequence genome includes a region encoding these proteins:
- the SH3D21 gene encoding SH3 domain-containing protein 21 isoform X2, producing the protein MEVLVPAEYRAQKEGELSLAPGYVVRQVCEGPSRGWLRGELGGRCGLFPERLVQEIPESLRGAGEAPSPRCARRRGRPAKSRGPQRWCKVNFNYSPEQADELKLQAGEIVEVIKEIEDGWWLGKKNGQLGAFPSNFVELLDSGPPSLGNPDMPSVSPGTQRPPKLSSLTYDSPPDYLRTVSRPEIYRVLFDYQPEAPDELALRRGDEVKVLRKIKKLTPRKMMSRESAPIKEPKKMMPKSALPTVRKLVTAATGPNKTKPSWTPSGGDSQKHPSRDLGSGGSGSFLSRGPGHPGRKGSKTQASRQRSATSQEEEQSSLAKASPVNKTPTLDKTPSPEKMLSPDKAPTPEETLTPDKVTISEEALTLEFKASAPKIPTPQEGLTLDKAPSPDSLISVDEAPAPEVPPEDEVLGPKMVSPGDEAPTLEKVLTPEQVPSEEASSRDNTQFYHFSPDQALLKFKSPVASEAQSQEVHMAEEPDLCMMTHPLDQRDSSPFQSKSKPGSMLALEKATTLLEEAPGKHEGTPEEAALPKEQVSPKEVAPAQKNPHSIKSTPDPQETPTLLSLVPQNLTDSKSDRGDIMRLQDEMESLRRSLERMGVQLERKLTDIWEELKSEKEKRQLLEVQMKQGTQESRTRGSVHAQTQTQTH; encoded by the exons ATGG AGGTGCTGGTCCCGGCCGAGTACCGCGCGCAGAAGGAGGGCGAGCTGAGTCTGGCGCCCGGGTACGTGGTCCGGCAGGTGTGCGAGGGGCCCTCACGGGGCTGGCTGCGCGGAGAGCTGGGGGGTCGTTGTGGTCTCTTTCCCGAGCGCTTGGTGCAG GAGATCCCGGAGTCTCTGCGCGGCGCCGGAGAGGCGCCGAGCCCGCGCTGTGCGCGCCGCCGAG GTCGCCCCGCCAAATCTCGGGGCCCCCAAAGATGGTGCAAGGTGAACTTCAACTACAGTCCGGAGCAGGCGGACGAGCTGAAGCTGCAAGCTGGGGAGATTGTGGAAGTGATAAAGGAG attGAGGACGGCTGGTGGCTGGGGAAGAAGAACGGGCAGCTGGGAGCCTTCCCATCCAACTTTGTGGAGTTGCTGGACAGTGGGCCCCCAA GCCTCGGGAACCCAGACATGCCTTCAGTCAGCCCTGGTACCCAGCGGCCTCCCAAG CTGAGCAGTCTGACCTATGACAGCCCTCCAGACTACCTGCGGACAG TCTCTCGCCCTGAGATCTACAGGGTCCTGTTCGACTACCAGCCTGAGGCCCCCGATGAGTTGGCGCTGCGGAGGGGGGACGAGGTGAAAGTACTGAGGAAG ATCAAGAAGCTGACCCCACGGAAAATGATGTCTCGGGAATCAG ctcctaTTAAGGAACCAAAAAAGATGATGCCCAAATCGGCTCTCCCTACAGTCAGGAAGCTGGTGACAGCCGCTACTGGGCCCAACAAAACCAA GCCTTCTTGGACACCCAGCGGTGGAGACAGTCAGAAGCACCCCTCCCGAGACTTGG GCTCCGGTGGCAGCGGCAGCTTCCTCAGCAGGGGTCCAGGCCACCCTGGTAGAAAGGGATCAAAAACCCAGGCTTCCCGGCAGCGCTCTGCAACCAGTCAG gaggaagagcagagcagCCTAGCAAAGGCCTCTCCTGTGAATAAAACCCCCACTCTGGACAAGACCCCCAGCCCAGAGAAGATGCTGTCTCCGGATAAGGCCCCCACTCCAGAGGAAACCCTGACTCCAGATAAGGTCACCATCTCTGAGGAGGCCCTGACTCTAGAGTTCAAGGCCTCAGCCCCAAAGATCCCCACCCCACAGGAGGGCCTGACTCTAGACAAGGCTCCCAGCCCAGACAGCCTCATTTCTGTGGAtgaggcccctgccccagaagtcCCACCAGAGGATGAAGTCCTTGGCCCAAAGATGGTCTCTCCTGGGGATGAGGCGCCCACCCTAGAAAAGGTCTTGACCCCTGAGCAGGTGCCCTCTGAAGAGGCCTCCAGTAGAGACAACACTCAGTTCTATCACTTCTCTCCGGACCAAGCCCTGCTGAAGTTCAAGTCTCCTGTGGCCagtgaggctcaatcccaagagGTCCACATGGCAGAGGAGCCCGATCTCTGCATGATGACACACCCTCTCGATCAGAGGGACAGCTCCCCATTCCAGTCTAAGTCCAAGCCAGGGTCCATGCTTGCCCTTGAGAAGGCTACAACTCTCCTTGAGGAGGCGCCTGGGAAGCATGAGGGTACCCCGGAAGAGGCGGCACTCCCCAAAGAGCAGGTGTCCCCCAAAGAGGTAGCCCCTGCTCAAAAGAATCCTCATTCTATCAAGTCGACTCCAGACCCCCAAGAGACTCCCACCCTACTTTCCCTGGTCCCGCAAAATCTCACGGACAGCAAAAGTGACAGAGGCGATATAATGAGGCTACAGGACGAGATGGAGTCTTTGAGGAGGTCGCTGGAGCGGATGGGGGTGCAGCTGGA GAGGAAGCTGACCGACATCTGGGAGGAGCTGAAGAGCGAGAAGGAGAAGCGCCAGTTGCTGGAG GTGCAGATGAAGCAGGGGACTCAGGAGTCCCGGACCCGGGGCTCCGTCCACGCGCAGACGCAGACACAGACGCACTGA
- the SH3D21 gene encoding SH3 domain-containing protein 21 isoform X1, with the protein MEVLVPAEYRAQKEGELSLAPGYVVRQVCEGPSRGWLRGELGGRCGLFPERLVQEIPESLRGAGEAPSPRCARRRGRPAKSRGPQRWCKVNFNYSPEQADELKLQAGEIVEVIKEIEDGWWLGKKNGQLGAFPSNFVELLDSGPPSLGNPDMPSVSPGTQRPPKLSSLTYDSPPDYLRTVSRPEIYRVLFDYQPEAPDELALRRGDEVKVLRKTTEDKGWWEGESQGRRGVFPDNFVLPPPPIKKLTPRKMMSRESAPIKEPKKMMPKSALPTVRKLVTAATGPNKTKPSWTPSGGDSQKHPSRDLGSGGSGSFLSRGPGHPGRKGSKTQASRQRSATSQEEEQSSLAKASPVNKTPTLDKTPSPEKMLSPDKAPTPEETLTPDKVTISEEALTLEFKASAPKIPTPQEGLTLDKAPSPDSLISVDEAPAPEVPPEDEVLGPKMVSPGDEAPTLEKVLTPEQVPSEEASSRDNTQFYHFSPDQALLKFKSPVASEAQSQEVHMAEEPDLCMMTHPLDQRDSSPFQSKSKPGSMLALEKATTLLEEAPGKHEGTPEEAALPKEQVSPKEVAPAQKNPHSIKSTPDPQETPTLLSLVPQNLTDSKSDRGDIMRLQDEMESLRRSLERMGVQLERKLTDIWEELKSEKEKRQLLEVQMKQGTQESRTRGSVHAQTQTQTH; encoded by the exons ATGG AGGTGCTGGTCCCGGCCGAGTACCGCGCGCAGAAGGAGGGCGAGCTGAGTCTGGCGCCCGGGTACGTGGTCCGGCAGGTGTGCGAGGGGCCCTCACGGGGCTGGCTGCGCGGAGAGCTGGGGGGTCGTTGTGGTCTCTTTCCCGAGCGCTTGGTGCAG GAGATCCCGGAGTCTCTGCGCGGCGCCGGAGAGGCGCCGAGCCCGCGCTGTGCGCGCCGCCGAG GTCGCCCCGCCAAATCTCGGGGCCCCCAAAGATGGTGCAAGGTGAACTTCAACTACAGTCCGGAGCAGGCGGACGAGCTGAAGCTGCAAGCTGGGGAGATTGTGGAAGTGATAAAGGAG attGAGGACGGCTGGTGGCTGGGGAAGAAGAACGGGCAGCTGGGAGCCTTCCCATCCAACTTTGTGGAGTTGCTGGACAGTGGGCCCCCAA GCCTCGGGAACCCAGACATGCCTTCAGTCAGCCCTGGTACCCAGCGGCCTCCCAAG CTGAGCAGTCTGACCTATGACAGCCCTCCAGACTACCTGCGGACAG TCTCTCGCCCTGAGATCTACAGGGTCCTGTTCGACTACCAGCCTGAGGCCCCCGATGAGTTGGCGCTGCGGAGGGGGGACGAGGTGAAAGTACTGAGGAAG ACCACAGAGGATAAGGGCTGGTGGGAAGGAGAGTCTCAAGGCAGAAGAGGAGTTTTCCCCGACAACTTtgtgctccccccaccccca ATCAAGAAGCTGACCCCACGGAAAATGATGTCTCGGGAATCAG ctcctaTTAAGGAACCAAAAAAGATGATGCCCAAATCGGCTCTCCCTACAGTCAGGAAGCTGGTGACAGCCGCTACTGGGCCCAACAAAACCAA GCCTTCTTGGACACCCAGCGGTGGAGACAGTCAGAAGCACCCCTCCCGAGACTTGG GCTCCGGTGGCAGCGGCAGCTTCCTCAGCAGGGGTCCAGGCCACCCTGGTAGAAAGGGATCAAAAACCCAGGCTTCCCGGCAGCGCTCTGCAACCAGTCAG gaggaagagcagagcagCCTAGCAAAGGCCTCTCCTGTGAATAAAACCCCCACTCTGGACAAGACCCCCAGCCCAGAGAAGATGCTGTCTCCGGATAAGGCCCCCACTCCAGAGGAAACCCTGACTCCAGATAAGGTCACCATCTCTGAGGAGGCCCTGACTCTAGAGTTCAAGGCCTCAGCCCCAAAGATCCCCACCCCACAGGAGGGCCTGACTCTAGACAAGGCTCCCAGCCCAGACAGCCTCATTTCTGTGGAtgaggcccctgccccagaagtcCCACCAGAGGATGAAGTCCTTGGCCCAAAGATGGTCTCTCCTGGGGATGAGGCGCCCACCCTAGAAAAGGTCTTGACCCCTGAGCAGGTGCCCTCTGAAGAGGCCTCCAGTAGAGACAACACTCAGTTCTATCACTTCTCTCCGGACCAAGCCCTGCTGAAGTTCAAGTCTCCTGTGGCCagtgaggctcaatcccaagagGTCCACATGGCAGAGGAGCCCGATCTCTGCATGATGACACACCCTCTCGATCAGAGGGACAGCTCCCCATTCCAGTCTAAGTCCAAGCCAGGGTCCATGCTTGCCCTTGAGAAGGCTACAACTCTCCTTGAGGAGGCGCCTGGGAAGCATGAGGGTACCCCGGAAGAGGCGGCACTCCCCAAAGAGCAGGTGTCCCCCAAAGAGGTAGCCCCTGCTCAAAAGAATCCTCATTCTATCAAGTCGACTCCAGACCCCCAAGAGACTCCCACCCTACTTTCCCTGGTCCCGCAAAATCTCACGGACAGCAAAAGTGACAGAGGCGATATAATGAGGCTACAGGACGAGATGGAGTCTTTGAGGAGGTCGCTGGAGCGGATGGGGGTGCAGCTGGA GAGGAAGCTGACCGACATCTGGGAGGAGCTGAAGAGCGAGAAGGAGAAGCGCCAGTTGCTGGAG GTGCAGATGAAGCAGGGGACTCAGGAGTCCCGGACCCGGGGCTCCGTCCACGCGCAGACGCAGACACAGACGCACTGA
- the EVA1B gene encoding protein eva-1 homolog B gives MDAPRRDMELLSNSLAAYAHIRANPESFGLYFVLGVCFGLLLTLCLLVISISCAPRPRPRAPAPRRDPRSSTLEPEDDEDDEEDTVTRLGPDDTLPGPELSAEPDGPLSVNVFTSAEELERAQRLEERERILREIWRTGQPDLLGTGTLGPSPTATGTLGRMHYY, from the exons ATGGATGCCCCACGGAGGGACATGGAGTTGCTGAGCAACAGCCTGGCGGCCTACGCACACATCCGCG CTAACCCCGAGAGCTTTGGCCTCTACTTCGTGCTGGGAGTCTGCTTTGGCCTGCTGCTGACGCTGTGTCTACTAGTCATCAGTATCTCCTGCGCGCCCCGCCCGCGGCCCCGGGCCCCTGCGCCGCGCCGGGACCCCCGCAGCAGCACCCTGGAGCCCGAGGACGACGAGGACGACGAGGAGGACACGGTGACCCGGCTGGGCCCCGACGACACGCTGCCGGGCCCAGAGCTGAGCGCCGAGCCAGACGGGCCGCTGAGCGTCAACGTCTTCACGTCGGCAGAGGAGCTGGAGCGGGCGCAGCGCCTGGAGGAGCGGGAACGGATCCTGAGGGAGATTTGGCGCACCGGGCAGCCGGACCTGCTGGGCACCGGCACGCTGGGCCCCAGCCCCACGGCCACAGGCACCCTGGGTCGCATGCACTATTACTGA
- the THRAP3 gene encoding thyroid hormone receptor-associated protein 3 — protein MSKTNKSKSGSRSSRSRSASRSRSRSFSKSRSRSRSVSRSRKRRLSSRSRSRSYSPAHNRERNHPRVYQNRDFRGHNRGYRRPYYFRGRNRGFYPWGQYNRGGYGNYRSNWQNYRQAYSPRRGRSRSRSPKRRSPSPRSRSHSRNSDKSSSDRSRRSSSSRSSSNHSRVESKRKSAKEKKSSSKDSRPSQAAGDNQGDEAKEQTFSGGTSQDTKASDSSKPWPDATTYSAGSASRASAVSELSPRERSPALKSPLQSVVVRRRSPRPSPVPKPSPPLSSTSQMGSTLPSGAGYQAGTHQGPFDHGSGSLSPSKKSPVGKSPPATGSTYSSSQKEEAATPGGAAYTKRYLDEQKTENGKDKEQKQTNTDKEKMKEKGSFSDTGLGDAKMKSDPFAPKTDTEKSFRGSQSPKRYKLRDDFEKKMADFHKEDMDDQDKDKAKGRKESEFDDEPKFMSKALAGANKNQEEEKSGKWEGLVYAPPGKEKQRKTEELEEESFSERSKKEDRGGSKRTESGHRGFVPEKNFRVTAYKAVQEKSSSPPPRKTSESREKLGAKGDFSTGKSSFSITREAQVNVRMDSFDEDLARPSGLLAQERKLCRDLVHSNKKEQEFRSIFQHIQSAQSQRSPSELFAQHIVTIVHHVKEHHFGSSGMTLHERFTKYLKRGTEQEAAKNKKSPEIHRRIDISPSTFRKHGLAHDEMKSPREPGYKAEGKYKDDPVDLRLDIERRKKHKERDLKRGKSRESVDSRDSSHSRERSAEKTEKTHKGSKKQKKHRRARDRSRSSSSSSQSSHSYKAEEYTEETEEREESTTGFDKSRLGTKDFVGPSERGGRARGTFQFRARGRGWGRGSYSGNNNNNSNNDFQKRNREEEWDPEYTPKSKKYYLHDDREGEGSEKWVSRGRGRGAFPRGRGRFMFRKSSTSPKWAHDKFSGEEGEIEDDESGTENREEKDNLQPTTE, from the exons atgtcaaaaacaaacaaatccaagtCTGGATCTCGCTCTTCTCGCTCAAGATCTGCATCAAGATCTCGTTCTCGTTCATTTTCGAAGTCTCGGTCCCGAAGTCGATCTGTCTCTCGTTCAAGGAAGCGCAGGCTGAG TTCTAGGTCTCGTTCCAGATCGTATTCTCCAGCTCataacagagagagaaatcaccCAAGAGTATATCAGAATCGGGATTTCCGAGGTCACAACAGAGGCTATAGAAGGCCCTATTATTTCCGTGGGCGCAACAGAGGCTTTTATCCGTGGGGCCAGTATAACCGAGGTGGCTATGGAAACTACCGCTCCAACTGGCAGAATTACCGGCAGGCATACAGTCCTCGTCGGGGCCGCTCCCGATCCCGGTCCCCAAAGAGAAGGTCCCCTTCACCGAGATCCAGGAGCCATTCTAGAAACTCCGATAAGTCTTCCTCTGACAGGTCAAGGCGCTCCTCATCCTCTCGTTCTTCCTCCAACCACAGCCGAGTGGAATCTAAGCGCAAGTCTGCAAAGGAGAAAAAGTCTTCTTCCAAGGATAGCCGGCCATCTCAGGCTGCCGGGGATAACCAAGGAGACGAGGCCAAGGAGCAGACGTTCTCTGGAGGCACCTCTCAAGATACAAAAGCATCTGACAGCTCAAAACCATGGCCAGATGCCACCACATATAGTGCTGGTTCTGCATCACGGGCCTCTGCAGTTTCTGAGTTGAGCCCCCGGGAGCGAAGCCCAGCTCTCAAAAGCCCACTCCAGTCTGTGGTGGTGAGGCGGCGCTCACCCCGTCCTAGCCCTGTGCCAAAACCTAGCCCTCCACTTTCCAGCACATCCCAGATGGGCTCAACTCTGCCGAGTGGTGCTGGGTACCAGGCTGGGACACACCAAGGTCCATTCGATCATGGCTCTGGGTCCTTGAGTCCATCCAAAAAGAGCCCTGTGGGTAAGAGTCCACCGGCCACTGGCTCCACGTATAGCTCGTCTCAGAAGGAGGAGGCTGCCACCCCAGGAGGAGCAGCCTATACAAAGAG GTACCTAGATGAGCAGAAGACAGAGAATGGAAAAGATaaggaacagaaacaaacaaataccgataaagagaaaatgaaagagaaagggagcTTCTCTGACACAGGCTTGGGTGATGCAAAAATGAAATCTGATCCATTTGCTCCCAAAACTGATACCGAGAAGTCTTTTCGGGGTAGCCAGTCTCCCAAAAGGTATAAGCTTCGAGATGACTTTGAGAAGAAGATGGCTGACTTCCATAAGGAGGACATGGATGATCAAGATAAGGACAAAgctaagggaaggaaggaatcgGAGTTTGATGATGAACCCAAATTTATGTCAAAAGCTCTAGCAGGTGCAAACAAAAACCAGGAGGAGGAGAAGTCAGGCAAATGGGAGGGCCTGGTTTATGCACCTCcagggaaggaaaagcagaggaaaacagaggagctggaggaggaatCTTTCTCAGAGAGATCCAAGAAGGAGGATCGGGGAGGGTCCAAGAGAACCGAAAGTGGGCACAGGGGGTTTGTGCCTGAAAAGAATTTCCGAGTGACCGCTTACAAAGCAGTCCAAGAGAAAAGCTCATCACCTCCCCCGAGGAAGACCTCGGAGAGCCGAGAGAAGCTAGGAGCCAAAGGAGACTTTTCCACAGGGAAGTCTTCCTTTTCCATTACCCGAGAGGCCCAGGTCAATGTCCGGATGGACTCTTTTGATGAGGACCTTGCAAG ACCCAGTGGCTTATTGGCTCAGGAACGCAAGCTTTGTCGGGATCTAGTCCatagcaacaaaaaggaacaggAATTCCGTTCCATTTTCCAGCACATACAGTCAGCTCAGTCTCAGCGGAGCCCCTCTGAACTGTTTGCCCAGCATATAGTGACCATTGTTCACCATGTGAAAG AGCATCACTTTGGGTCCTCAGGAATGACATTGCATGAGCGCTTTACTAAATACCTAAAGAGAGGAACTGAGCAGGAGGCAGCTAAAAACAAGAAAAGCCCAGAGATACACAG gaGGATAGACATTTCTCCCAGTACATTCAGAAAACATGGTTTGGCTCATGATGAAATGAAAAGTCCACGGGAACCTGGCTACAAG GCTGAGGGAAAATACAAAGATGATCCTGTTGATCTCCGCCTTGATATTGAACGTCGTAAAAAACATAAGGAGAGAGATCTTAAACGAGGTAAATCAAGAGAATCAGTGGATTCCAGAGACTCAAGCCACTCGAGGGAAAGATCagctgagaaaacagagaaaactcATAAAGGATCAAAGAAGCAGAA GAAGCACCGGAGAGCACGAGATCGGTCCaggtcctcctcctcttcctcccagtcATCCCACTCCTATAAAGCGGAAGAGTACACTGAAGAGacggaggagagggaagagagcacCACGGGCTTTGACAAGTCAAGACTAGGGACCAAAGACTTCGTGGGTCCAAGTGAAAGAGGCGGCAGAGCTCGAGGGACCTTC CAATTTcgagccagagggagaggctggggcagaggctCCTACTctggtaacaacaacaacaacagcaacaacgaTTTTCAAAAGAGAAACCGGGAGGAGGAGTGGGACCCCGAGTACACGCCCAAAAGCAAGAAGTATTACCTG catGATGACCGTGAAGGTGAAGGCAGTGAGAAGTGGGTgagccggggccggggccgaGGAGCCTTCCCCCGGGGTCGAGGCCGGTTCATGTTCCGGAAGTCCAGCACCAGCCCCAAATGGGCCCACGACAAGTttagtggggaggaaggggagattGAAGACGACGAGAGTGGGACAGAGAACCGAGAAGAGAAGGACAATTTACAGCCCACAACTGAGTAG